The following proteins come from a genomic window of Miscanthus floridulus cultivar M001 chromosome 2, ASM1932011v1, whole genome shotgun sequence:
- the LOC136536902 gene encoding short-chain dehydrogenase TIC 32, chloroplastic-like has product MGLFFSRASTAEEVSAGVDGHGLVAIITGASSGIGLETARVMALRGVHIIMAVRNVSAGLAAKEDIVAKVPGARVNVLELDLSSMASVRRFAAEFESLNLPLNILINNAGVITKDSTASHYGLELHFATDIGHFLLTNLLLENMKRTCKEGGVEGRIVNVSSLAHHLSYPRGICFSKICNPSGSNTFKGFMAYCQSKLANILHSSELSRILKDGGINISANAVHPGVIVTKNSKNMPIVHALMVSFGRIFGRSIDQGAATTCYVAMQPQVKGISGKFFDNCNIAKPSSQASDAELAKKLWQFSLQTVSS; this is encoded by the exons ATGGGGTTGTTCTTCTCCCGCGCCTCCACCGCGGAGGAGGTCAGCGCCGGCGTCGATGGCCACGGCCTGGTCGCCATCATCACAG GGGCGTCCAGTGGCATCGGGCTGGAGACGGCGCGGGTCATGGCGCTGCGCGGCGTTCACATCATCATGGCCGTCCGCAATGTTTCCGCCGGGCTCGCGGCCAAGGAGGACATCGTGGCCAAGGTCCCGGGAGCGAGAGTCAACGTGCTGGAGCTGGACCTCAGCTCTATGGCGTCGGTGAGGAGATTCGCCGCCGAGTTCGAGTCTCTGAACCTGCCCCTCAACATTCTCAT CAACAACGCTGGGGTGATAACCAAGGATTCCACGGCTTCCCACTACGGCCTCGAATTGCATTTTGCGACTGACATCG GGCATTTTCTTCTAACAAACCTCTTGTTAGAGAACATGAAGAGGACCTGCAAGGAAGGCGGTGTCGAGGGAAGGATTGTCAACGTGTCTTCTTTGGCACATCACCTAAGCTACCCTAGAGGAATCTGTTTCAGCAAAATATGCAATCCTTCTGG TTCCAACACTTTCAAAGGCTTCATGGCTTACTGTCAGTCCAAGCTTGCCAACATTCTTCATTCCAGTGAGCTGTCCCGAATTCTCAAG GATGGAGGAATAAATATTTCAGCTAATGCAGTTCATCCTGGTGTCATTGTGACCAAGAATTCCAAGAACATGCCTATCGTCCATG CTCTAATGGTCTCCTTTGGCAGAATCTTCGGTAGAAGCATAGATCAG GGTGCTGCAACGACATGCTATGTGGCAATGCAACCTCAGGTTAAGGGAATAAGCGGGAAGTTCTTTGACAACTGTAACATAGCAAAACCAAGCTCCCAAGCTTCTGACGCTGAGTTGGCCAAGAAACTCTGGCAATTCAGCTTGCAAACAGTGTCCTCTTGA